The Deinococcus ruber genome contains a region encoding:
- a CDS encoding Y-family DNA polymerase produces MSSSLIACVSLTPWAREVVARRHPGLPVAVLGEGSRRIEHVNALAADAGVAVGMRESAALSRCPELHVEVLSGPVLVTAWREFLELLYSRFSDRIEATQQGTVFLKLSLQGARELAVSLQVPVGLA; encoded by the coding sequence ATGTCCTCGTCTCTGATCGCCTGTGTGTCGTTGACACCGTGGGCACGGGAAGTCGTTGCTCGACGACATCCGGGTCTGCCGGTGGCGGTGCTGGGGGAGGGCAGTCGCCGCATCGAGCACGTCAATGCCCTCGCTGCCGACGCAGGCGTCGCCGTTGGGATGCGGGAGAGCGCGGCCCTGAGTCGCTGCCCAGAGCTACACGTGGAGGTGCTGAGCGGCCCGGTGCTGGTGACCGCGTGGCGCGAATTTCTAGAACTGCTGTACAGCCGCTTCTCCGACCGGATCGAGGCCACGCAGCAAGGCACGGTGTTTCTCAAGCTCTCGCTTCAAGGAGCCCGAGAACTCGCGGTGAGTCTGCAAGTGCCGGTGGGGCTGGCG
- a CDS encoding LexA family protein, translating into MPPGLTPRRLELLTALHRLSLTQGSVSIAALAAELGVSRPRIQVHLDALRTLALITRATGKHGDLGLTDEGRAAIRVGIPVYGEIAAGPPGHAEQTPGRAVRHLEELLGHREGDYLLEVRGESMIGIGVMPGDYVLVRPTSEVLDGEVAVVLIPGEQAATLKRLYHFEDEVTLLSENPLFSRMVYPAEEVQVQGRMLGVIGLPRPRVSRLSELPRPE; encoded by the coding sequence ATGCCACCCGGTCTCACCCCTCGTCGCCTGGAACTCCTCACTGCCCTGCACCGCCTCTCCCTGACGCAGGGCAGCGTGAGTATCGCTGCCCTCGCTGCCGAACTGGGGGTGAGTCGACCGCGCATCCAGGTGCATCTGGATGCCCTGCGAACGCTGGCGCTGATTACTCGGGCCACGGGCAAACATGGCGATCTCGGACTGACCGATGAGGGTCGTGCGGCCATCCGCGTCGGCATTCCGGTCTACGGTGAGATTGCTGCTGGGCCGCCCGGTCATGCCGAGCAGACGCCCGGCCGGGCCGTGCGCCATCTGGAAGAGTTGCTGGGGCACCGTGAAGGGGATTACCTGCTCGAAGTCCGTGGGGAGAGCATGATCGGCATCGGGGTGATGCCGGGCGATTATGTCCTGGTCCGCCCGACGAGCGAGGTGCTCGACGGCGAAGTCGCGGTGGTGCTGATTCCTGGCGAACAGGCCGCGACCCTCAAGCGCCTCTATCACTTTGAGGATGAGGTGACGCTGCTGAGCGAGAACCCACTGTTCTCGCGCATGGTGTATCCGGCGGAGGAGGTGCAGGTGCAGGGCCGCATGCTGGGGGTGATCGGCCTGCCCCGGCCTCGTGTCAGCCGACTGAGTGAGCTGCCGAGGCCCGAGTAA
- a CDS encoding SOS response-associated peptidase: MCGRAEDLFTPNAVAALTSLFGPLGWQALERTEIRPTDQLRIVRPSGDGYEAPLARWGLIPEGMTDAEAKKYAMFNARLETLDSSRAFAQPFRTRRGVVALSSFFEWPLRDGKKTKVRIARPDGLPLLAAGLWNRAEDGTESCTIVTRPAPADLEAVHDRAPVLLLSKDLPTWLRGSPAQARRVAAASWQPGLLMVLPV; encoded by the coding sequence ATGTGTGGCCGCGCAGAAGACCTGTTCACGCCGAACGCTGTAGCGGCCCTGACGAGCTTGTTCGGGCCGTTGGGTTGGCAGGCGCTAGAGCGGACGGAGATCCGGCCGACCGATCAACTGCGGATTGTGCGGCCCAGCGGGGATGGGTATGAAGCGCCGCTGGCTCGTTGGGGGCTGATTCCGGAGGGAATGACGGACGCGGAGGCGAAGAAATATGCGATGTTCAACGCCCGCCTCGAGACGTTGGACAGCAGCCGGGCGTTCGCGCAGCCCTTCCGCACCCGTAGAGGCGTTGTCGCCCTGTCGTCGTTCTTTGAGTGGCCGCTGCGGGATGGGAAGAAGACCAAGGTGCGGATTGCCCGTCCAGACGGCCTGCCACTGCTGGCAGCGGGCCTATGGAATCGCGCTGAGGATGGCACGGAAAGCTGCACCATCGTCACTCGGCCTGCGCCTGCGGACCTGGAGGCGGTGCATGACCGTGCTCCGGTGCTGCTGCTGTCCAAAGATCTTCCGACGTGGTTGCGTGGGTCACCTGCCCAAGCGCGCCGGGTCGCGGCGGCCAGCTGGCAGCCGGGTCTGCTGATGGTGCTGCCTGTCTGA
- the nucS gene encoding endonuclease NucS: protein MIREQLLQPTAVELAAFLTRHTRTCDCLLQVAGQAEVTYQGRAASTADAGTYLLILKCDGSLQIHHPKGIKPMNWQPKTDRITATLEDGMCVLTASRTSPAETVRVLMLDIQLAQALEIQEEVGFVIAGTEAQMQATLARHPELIEPGLTVLDRELMSSVGDIDLYAKDAQGRYVVVELKRAKATHDAVHQLSRYVDAVRAKLPKRAKVRGILAAPSITTPAALTLEGLKLEFKEIHALPSTQETAAQGGLF, encoded by the coding sequence ATGATCCGCGAACAGCTCCTGCAGCCCACCGCCGTCGAGCTGGCCGCCTTCCTCACCCGCCACACCCGCACCTGCGACTGCCTCCTCCAAGTCGCCGGGCAGGCTGAAGTCACCTACCAGGGCCGCGCGGCCAGTACCGCCGATGCCGGCACCTACCTGCTGATCCTCAAATGCGACGGCAGCCTGCAGATTCACCATCCCAAGGGCATCAAACCGATGAACTGGCAGCCCAAAACCGACCGGATCACCGCCACCCTCGAAGACGGGATGTGCGTCCTCACCGCCAGCCGCACCAGCCCCGCCGAGACGGTCCGGGTGCTGATGCTGGACATCCAACTCGCCCAGGCACTCGAAATTCAAGAGGAAGTCGGCTTCGTCATTGCGGGCACTGAAGCCCAGATGCAGGCCACGCTCGCCCGCCATCCTGAATTGATTGAGCCTGGCCTCACGGTGCTGGACCGCGAACTGATGAGCAGCGTCGGCGACATCGACCTGTACGCCAAAGACGCCCAGGGCCGCTACGTCGTGGTCGAGCTCAAACGCGCCAAAGCCACTCATGACGCCGTGCACCAACTGTCCCGCTATGTGGACGCCGTCCGAGCCAAGCTGCCCAAGCGAGCGAAGGTGCGCGGCATCCTCGCGGCCCCCAGCATCACCACCCCCGCCGCTTTGACGCTCGAAGGCCTGAAGCTGGAGTTCAAAGAGATCCACGCCCTGCCGAGCACGCAGGAAACCGCGGCCCAGGGCGGGCTGTTCTGA